In Pseudomonas sp. DNDY-54, a genomic segment contains:
- the cobU gene encoding bifunctional adenosylcobinamide kinase/adenosylcobinamide-phosphate guanylyltransferase: MIELILGGARSGKSRLAERIAGDSGLPVTYVATSQPLDGEMSERIAHHRARRPREWALIEEPLALAAVLRQHARANHCVLVDCLTLWLTNLLLLDNPTRLAEERGALVECLADLAGRVVLVSNETGLGVVPMGELTRRYVDEAGWLHQALAERCDRVVFTVAGLPMILKGAPI; encoded by the coding sequence ATGATCGAACTCATTCTCGGTGGTGCTCGATCAGGCAAGAGCCGGCTGGCGGAACGAATCGCCGGTGATAGCGGCTTGCCCGTCACCTACGTCGCCACTAGCCAGCCGTTGGACGGTGAGATGAGCGAGCGCATCGCGCATCACCGCGCCCGACGGCCGCGCGAGTGGGCATTAATCGAAGAGCCATTGGCCCTGGCAGCCGTATTGCGTCAGCACGCCCGCGCTAATCACTGCGTGTTGGTGGATTGCCTGACGCTCTGGCTTACCAACTTATTACTGCTCGACAACCCGACACGCCTGGCAGAGGAGCGCGGGGCGCTGGTCGAGTGCCTTGCCGATCTGGCGGGACGGGTTGTGCTGGTGAGCAACGAAACCGGATTGGGCGTGGTGCCGATGGGCGAGCTGACCCGCCGCTATGTCGATGAGGCTGGGTGGCTGCACCAGGCGTTGGCCGAGCGGTGTGATCGTGTCGTTTTCACCGTGGCGGGTTTGCCGATGATTCTTAAAGGAGCGCCCATTTGA